In Lathyrus oleraceus cultivar Zhongwan6 chromosome 2, CAAS_Psat_ZW6_1.0, whole genome shotgun sequence, the DNA window CGGGTTGAGTTGATAGTAGTTTTATTTGTTTCCGTTTTTTGCACAGGTAAGGTACAGACATGACTGTGAAGAGCTTTATGGACATGTACTTGATAGCTTTGATGTTGTCTCTACTGTTCAAGGAATTTCTGGCAGTCAAACTGAAGAAATCTGGAACAAGTTGTATCCTGATGAGCCCTACAATTCTGATTTGATTAGTCTTATTCCGGAGGATATCTCTAAAAGGATCGATAGTCTTCCAAAGTACACTAAATATGATCTGATTTCAGCTGTTAAGAGGCAGATCCCATTCTTTTACCAGGTACTATCAATTTGTGATTAGATCAGTGTTGTCATATAGAAACTATAGCAGCGCTATAATGTCATCGCATGCAAAATGTTCTCACAAATCACATTGCGGCTATAGCGGTGTTATAGCATTGTAGTATAGTGGAATTTTCTCGAATTGATATTTTTTTCGTGATCCACAATTCACAACACCGAATTAGATATATCTTTGGTTGCCTTGTTTTGGAAACAGTTTGAAGTATTGAGAACATCCTTAATTTTATTTTGTATGACAGCATCTTCAGAAAACTTTAATTTAATACATTTTGATGTATGGATGCACTGTTCAGTTGTTAGTCTGTTGGATTTTACTAGTGGATTTTTTTTTGGGTTCACAGCTAGGATAGTACATAATGCTGTGTATTCTAAATGGATTTTATTTTGCTCATCCTTCTGATAGGTATCAAGACCCTACATAAAAAGTGACCTATTTATCAAGGAAGCTGAGGCCAGATATAAAGGCTTTCTGTATCTTATCAAGAGAAACAAGGAGAAGGGTATAAACCGCTTTTGTGTTCCAACATACGATATCGACCTAATGTGGCACTCTCATCAGTTAAATCCAGTTTATTATAGTAAAGACCTCATTGAGGCACTTGGAAAAGTATTGGAACATGATGATACTGACTCAGACAGAACTAAAGGAAAGAAACTGGATGTTGGATTTTCTGGAACCACCAAACAGTGGGAAGACACGTTTGGTACAAGATATTGGAAGGCTGGAGCAATGTATAAGGGTAATGCACCATCTCCTATCACAACTAGCCCTTTTTCATCTACCAAGATCTGTAAAAAGGCTGTTTCTTCCAACGAGAAGCCACTTGAAAATTTCATACAAGACCGGAATGTTGTAGAGGTACTAGTATTTCTTTGCCATATTTACATGTTTTAGTCTCTAGTCCTTAATAATGCGCATCCATGTATAAAATGTTATGCATCATTTATTGATAATGTACATGAATATACAAATATTAGTGTATGACACATATCAGAAGAAGTTTGTATAACTAAGTTATTTAAATGGATCTATGGTAGAGCAATGTATCCTTACAGATTCCTAGAATAGTTCAGTAACTTGCAAAACCTTTCATTGTAACACGGATACATAAGCTGTTTGAGTAATGGATTGTTGGAAGGTTTTCTTCTTCTAAGGATCTAACCAAGGTTAGGATTTCACTTACAACAAGCTAGACATGTTAAACATTTGTTGTCCTGCATAGAGGGGACTATTAGTTTAGTGGACTTGCCTATGTGATGCTACAAAAATTGATCCTTCTATATACTGAATAACTATAATTAAAACAGCTTCTGTTTATGTACAAGAGTATAACTATAAGTAATTTCCTTTGGAATCCTTTTCTAGGTTTTCTTGGAGTTTGTTGATGTTAAGAACTTACCAGATGGACTGGAAGGAAgtttctttgttttattttctaaATCACAGCCTGATGCTTTCTTTGATGCTAAAAGGAGACTCAGTATTTTGTCAGAATCTAGAGAGAAAAATGTTGCATCTTTCCAATGTGAACCTACTGGAGAGCTTCTTTTTGAACTCATGTCCCATTCTTCTTCAAAGTTATCATTAAGAAGATCACCAAAGACACTGGGTTCTGCTGCATTCTCTATGCAAGACTATCTTAATCCAGTTTCAAAGCTCTCCATTGAGAAATGGTTGGAGTTGGTGCCAAGCTCTGGTACTATTAGCACAAAGCCAATCCTGTTACGAGTAGCCATCTCATTTACTGTTCCAGTTCCTGCCCCATATACGCTCCAATTGACTCAATCTCGTCCAGTGTCCAAAAATACATGTTTCTTTAACCTTCCAGTTAAGCATCAACATGCCAAGAGCTGGACTCATGTCACAGATGAAAATGGCACCAGAATCATCAGCCTGCAAATGAGGTAGATCATTTTCTTATGTTGTGTATGAGTTATGAGGTCTTTTTCTTGTCATTCAAAGACTTGTGCATGTAAGTTAATGCTTCACATGTGATATGTTTTGTGTCATTGCATTTGAATAATCTCTAAACCACCCAGTGCTAGCTTTAATCCAATTCCAAGATATTCAATTGTGTTGATCCATTGAAGTGCTTGTAAATGTGTATACTGAAAGCCAACTTTTTGAATAAAGAAAGCCAATTTTGACTGTCACTATGGCGCTATCTTTCTATATGGAGAATCTCGTGATTGATTTTCATATATTTGATTACATTCCAGGGATATTAAAACTGTAAAGAACATAGAAAACCTTGGAAAGGAGGTTGTTGGCCTCTTGGAGTCAGGTGAAACCCGCACTCTTGCTGAGTGTATGGAAAATGGGTGGAGTTTTATGGGCAACCATTGGTTGTTACACCTTCCATCCAAAAGCAAGAATGATGGCCATATCTTTGAGCTTAAAGGCACCAAGACAGTAAGCATTTATTATCCTGTTCTAAAATCATCTTGTCATGCCATGATATTTGTTGGATTTTGATTCTTGTTCATTCAATGTATTCACAAATCAAATGACTAGTGTAGCCAACCACTTTTTCTCATCAACATTGAATAGCCGTTCACTTTTTTGTTTTTTGGTTCATGACTTGAATTTGAAATTATTTCGAGGTTCATATATTATATATAGCTTAGAATTTTCCCAT includes these proteins:
- the LOC127119713 gene encoding LOW QUALITY PROTEIN: glycine-rich domain-containing protein 1-like (The sequence of the model RefSeq protein was modified relative to this genomic sequence to represent the inferred CDS: inserted 1 base in 1 codon; deleted 2 bases in 1 codon) yields the protein MESSQHVAEWNEAQKIAISVDLVDVAKKQLEFLAAVDRNRHLYDGPALDRAIYRYNACWLPLLAKHSESRIFEGPLVVPLDCEWIWHCHRLNPVRYRHDCEELYGHVLDSFDVVSTVQGISGSQTEEIWNKLYPDEPYNSDLISLIPEDISKRIDSLPKYTKYDLISAVKRQIPFFYQVSRPYIKSDLFIKEAEARYKGFLYLIKRNKEKGINRFCVPTYDIDLMWHSHQLNPVYYSKDLIEALGKVLEHDDTDSDRTKGKKLDVGFSGTTKQWEDTFGTRYWKAGAMYKGNAPSPITTSPFSSTKICKKAVSSNEKPLENFIQDRNVVEVFLEFVDVKNLPDGLEGSFFVLFSKSQPDAFFDAKRRLSILSESREKNVASFQCEPTGELLFELMSHSSSKLSLRRSPKTLGSAAFSMQDYLNPVSKLSIEKWLELVPSSGTISTKPILLRVAISFTVPVPAPYTLQLTQSRPVSKNTCFFNLPVKHQHAKSWTHVTDENGTRIISLQMRDIKTVKNIENLGKEVVGLLESGETRTLAECMENGWSFMGNHWLLHLPSKSKNDGHIFELKGTKTMKFYPGRKGEYELRYHVKQGNEMDFLTAVEFSIEDPYGKAVALLDLKSKLVWAKEKWMVLPGVILTFIASDTVKEDGYEAIISKSKDLNVNDTDEEIKRNALNGVQLSSGVCRGDAGMTKKFVVSSGGCGSGCGSGCGNAVNSGGCGSGCGGGCGNMIKSGGCGSGCGGGCGNMIKSGGCGSGCGGGCGNMIKSGGCGSGCGGGCGNMIKSGGCGSGCGGGCGNMIKSGGCGSGCGGGCGNMIKSGGCGGGCGGGCGNILESGGCGGGCGGGCGNIVESGGCGGGCGGGCGNILESGGCGGGCGGGCGNMVGSGGYEIDSMKKSSGCGGDLLGSKCGXDEHLNEEGHHMNEACLIAAA